ACAGGGCCGACGTGGAAGTGCTTCAAAACCTTGAATACGGGAAAATCCGTTTAGTCATCGCCGTTCCCAAAAGTGTTCCAGAAGGCATAAGCCTTGGCGAGTTCATGGAGTCAGTTTGGGTTTCGGGCAGGAACTTCCGAGTCAGCACAGAATACCTAAACATAGCCTCAGAATACCTCAAGAACACGCCACAGTACAAGAAACGTTTTGGCGACATGGACCCGTTGATTGTGACGCCATGGTGGAAAAAAGGCGCCAACCCAAAAGCCAAAATCTTCCTCTCTTTTGGCGCCACTGAAGCCAAACCGCCGGAAAACAGCGACTGTATCATGGACGTTACGGAAACAGGTACAACCATGGAAGCTAACAACCTGCGCATCATAGAGACAGTCTTAAAATCCAGCGCTATTCTAATCGCAAACAAGAAAGCACTTGAAGACCCGGAGAAAAGAGAAAAAATCTACGACATAGTCGCCCTACTCAAGGGCGTCGTGGACGGTTCGAAGAGAATCCACATTTTCGTCAACGTCAAGAAGGCTAACCTTCAAAAACTGCTAACCGAGCTGCCTGCACTAAAGAACCCAACCATATCCCCGTTGGCGGATGAGGATTGGGTGAGTGTGAACACGGTCATCGAGAAAGACTGCCTTATCACGCTGTTGCCGAAAATCCGCCAAATTGCCCAGGGCTTGGTCGTTTATGAACCGCGTCAGGTGTTGGCGCTGGATGAATTGGCACGGAGAGAAGAGGGTAGATGCGCAAAGGATTCACCATGAAAGTTTGGAGTTCAAAAGAGCTGCCGGTTGATTGGTTTAAACGCCAGAGGGCAGACCAAAAAGCAGCAGCCCAAACCCTGCGAGACAGTGTTAGAGCGGTAATTGCTCAAGTTAGAAAAGAGGGGGATGGAGCGCTGTTAGAGCTTGCATTAAAATTCGACAAAGCCACGCTGACGCCGCAAACTCTCAGGGTGTCGGCAGAGGAAATCAAGGAAGCATACCAGAAAGTAAGCCCAAAACAAATCGCCGCCCTACAGTTCATGAAAGCGAGGGTTGAAGCTTTCCAAAGGCGACTGCTGACACAAACCGACATTACAACCTCAATTGACGGAATCACCGTTCAAACAATTCTGCGTCCGCTTGAAAGTGTCGGATGTTATGTTCCAGGAGGACAGGCGGCTTACCCAAGTACTGTTGTTATGACGGTTGTTCCAGCCAAAGTTGCAGGTGTTTCGCGGGTTGTCGTGTGTTCACCGTCGGATTCCGAGGGCAAGGTTAACTCGCTTGTGCTTGTTGCCGCCGACATCTGCGGCGTAGACGAGGTTTACAAGGTTGGAGGAGCCCAAGCCATTGCTGCGTTGGCTTACGGAACCGACACTATAGCGCCCGTGCACAAAATCGTCGGTCCAGGCAGCAAGTACGTGACGGAAGCCAAAGTGCAAGTCTGCACGGATGTAGCAATTGACATGCCTGCTGGTCCAAGCGAAGTCCTAATTTTGGCCGACGCGTTGGCAGATGTACGGCTAATTGCGTATGATATGGTTTCTCAGGCTGAGCACGGAGGCGATAGTGTAGCTGGGCTCATAACGGTCTCCGACAAACTTGCCAAGCAAGTGCAGGAAGCTGTCGAAAAAATAGCTTCAAAGGCAGAGAGAGGCGACAAAATCCAAGAATCATTAGCCAATTATGGCTTCATAGTAACCTGCAAGAACATGGACGAGGCAGTCGCGTTGACGAACCAGTTTGCCGCTGAACACTTGGAAGTCATGACAGTCGACGCTAAAGAACTGGCAACCCAACTTACTGCTGGTCTAATATTGGTCGGTCCCTACAGTCCCGTGCCCCTAAGTGACTACGGCAGCGGCACTAATCATGTGCTTCCGACAGGCGCATTCGCCCAATCCTTCTCTGGGCTGTCAGTCTTCGATTTCATGCGTCGGGTCAGCATCGTTGAATGCTCCAAGGCTGGCTTAGAGAAGGCAGCAGAAAACATCAGGGTGCTAACGGAAGCCGAAAACTTGCCAAATCACTACGAGGCAATAGCAGCGAGGCTCACCACATGAGCGCATCATACTACAAATGGATAGAAAACAAACT
This is a stretch of genomic DNA from Candidatus Bathyarchaeota archaeon. It encodes these proteins:
- the hisD gene encoding histidinol dehydrogenase codes for the protein MRKGFTMKVWSSKELPVDWFKRQRADQKAAAQTLRDSVRAVIAQVRKEGDGALLELALKFDKATLTPQTLRVSAEEIKEAYQKVSPKQIAALQFMKARVEAFQRRLLTQTDITTSIDGITVQTILRPLESVGCYVPGGQAAYPSTVVMTVVPAKVAGVSRVVVCSPSDSEGKVNSLVLVAADICGVDEVYKVGGAQAIAALAYGTDTIAPVHKIVGPGSKYVTEAKVQVCTDVAIDMPAGPSEVLILADALADVRLIAYDMVSQAEHGGDSVAGLITVSDKLAKQVQEAVEKIASKAERGDKIQESLANYGFIVTCKNMDEAVALTNQFAAEHLEVMTVDAKELATQLTAGLILVGPYSPVPLSDYGSGTNHVLPTGAFAQSFSGLSVFDFMRRVSIVECSKAGLEKAAENIRVLTEAENLPNHYEAIAARLTT
- the hisG gene encoding ATP phosphoribosyltransferase, coding for MDKIKFAIPKGSLEKATAEFFAKSGFKIGGTERTYRPSINDPQIEMKVLRPQEIPVFVSEGLQDIGITGEDWVRENRADVEVLQNLEYGKIRLVIAVPKSVPEGISLGEFMESVWVSGRNFRVSTEYLNIASEYLKNTPQYKKRFGDMDPLIVTPWWKKGANPKAKIFLSFGATEAKPPENSDCIMDVTETGTTMEANNLRIIETVLKSSAILIANKKALEDPEKREKIYDIVALLKGVVDGSKRIHIFVNVKKANLQKLLTELPALKNPTISPLADEDWVSVNTVIEKDCLITLLPKIRQIAQGLVVYEPRQVLALDELARREEGRCAKDSP